CGATGAAGCCTAAGTTTATCAAGCAGGGACAGGAGAACGGCCACGACCCGAAGGTGCTGGAGAAGATATGGGGCGACTGGGAGAAGTTTGCTTCCTACGCCTTCAACAAGTCTCATGCCACCTGTTATTCGTGGGTAGCCTACCAGACTGCCTATCTCAAGGCGCACTATCCTGCCGAATACATGGCGGCGCTGATGACCCGACGCTTTGCACAGATTACCGAAATCACCAAGCTGATGGAGGAGTGCCAGTCGATGGGCATCAAGACCTTGGGACCGGATGTGAACGAGAGTTACCGCGTGTTCGGTGTGAACGAGCATGGAGAGATACGTTTCGGTCTTTCAGCCATCAAGGGTATGGGTGCTCCGGCAGCCGATGCCATCGTGGCAGAGCGACTGAAGAACGGACCTTATAAGAGCATCTTCGATTTTGCCGAGCGTGTAGATTACTCCAGCGTGAACCGCAAGGCTTTCGAAACCTTGGCGCTGAGTGGCGGTTTCGACAGCTTCGGCATCCGTCGCGAGCAGTTCTTCGGCAAGAACAACAAGGGCGAAACCTTCCTCGATACGCTGGTGCGCTACGGTCAGCTCTTCCAGCAGGAACAGCACGAGGCTGCCAACTCACTCTTTGGCGGTACCGAGGCGATAGAAATAGCTACGCCGCCTATTCCTGATGCAGAGAGCTGGAGCACCATCGAACGTCTGAACCGTGAGCGCGAGCTTGTGGGCATCTATCTTTCTGCCCATCCGCTCGATGAGTACAGCATTATCCTCAACTCCCTCTGCAATACCCATTGCTCTGAACTGGGCGACAAGCAGGAGCTGGCAAAGAAGGAGGATGTGGTGCTGGGCGGCATCATCACGGGTGTGAAGTCGAAGTTTACCAAGACGGGCAAGCCGTGCGGTTTCGTTACGCTCGAAGACTTTGAGGGCTCAGGCGAGCTGGCTCTCTTTGGCGAGGACTGGGGCAAGTGGCGCGGCATCATGGTTGAAGGCAGCACCATCTACATCACCGCCAAGTGCGTTTCCCGTTACGGCAATGCCAACTATCTCGATTTCCAGATAGGCAATGTGGAGTATCTGCAGACGGTCAAGGAGAACCGCATCGACCGCTTCACCATCAATGTGGAGAGCGATGCGATAGATGAAACGATGGTTAGCGACCTGCAGACCATTCTGGAGAATGACGAGGGCAAGGCGCAGCTCTTTTTCCAGATACATGATGTAGACAGCAATACCTATTTGCTGATGCGTGCCCGTGAGCATACGGTGGGTGTGGGCCATGCCCTCATCCAGTATATCGAGCAGCATCCTAAGATGAGCTATCAGATCAATTAGAGATAATTTTGTTTAATATTTAAAAGTTTAGAAAAATGGAAGTAACAATTACAACCGAGAATTTCGAGAGCTACAAGAATGGCGAACTGCCATTGGTAGTAGATTTGTGGGCAACATGGTGCGGTCCTTGCCGCCAGATTGCTCCTATCGTATCAGAACTTGCTGAGGAGTTTGACGGCAAGTTGGTAGTAGGCAAGTGTGATGTAGAGGAGAACGACGACATCGCTATGGAGTTTGGTGTCCGTAATATCCCTACCATCCTCTTCTTCAAGGGGGGCCAGCTGGTAGACAAGTTTGTTGGCGCAACCTCTAAGGCAACCCTCACCGAGAAGTTCCAGGCTCTCCTGTAATCAGCCTGGATAGGAAATGATAAAAGCATCTGGCTTGAGAAAACATATTCTCAGCCAGATGCTTTTTTTGTTCGGGGCTGTCGGAGACTTACCATTCTACGCTTCTGGTTCCGTCTTCTTCGGCGGTGATAGTCACTTTGGTGCAGTCTTCCGGCAGCAGGTCTTCTATCAGTTCCGGCCACTCCAGGAAACAGAGGTTGCCGCTGTAGAAATAATCTTCGTAGCCCATATCGTATACCTCATCGAGTTTCTTGATGCGGTAGAAATCGAAGTGGTAGACAGGTGAGCCGTCGCCCGCTGTATATTCGTTTACGAGGGCGAAGGTAGGAGATGTGATGACATCTTCTACGCCCAGTTCTTCGCAAATGGCTTTTACAAATGTTGTCTTTCCGGCTCCCATCTTGCCATAGAAGGCAAAGACCTTGCCGTCGCCCATGTTCTGCAGAAATTCCTTGGCTGCTTCATGGATCGTGTCTAATGAGTCAATTTTTATCTTCATATATTTACTTTGAATTAATTTATTCTAGCTAGGAGTTAAGGAGTTAAGAAGTTAAAGGAGTTAAGACGTATGTCTTGTTGCCTAAGAACAACGCCTGAAGACTATTGTCTTAACTCCTTTAACTCCTTTAACTCCTTTAACTCCTTTAATTCCTTTAACTCCTTTTTCTCGGTGTCAGCGTGATGAGCGGTATGAGCATTTCCTCCATCGAGATGCCGCCGTGCTGGAAGGTATCCTTGTAGTATTGCACATAATAGTTGTAATTATTCGGATAGGCGAAGAAACTGTCGCCCGTGGCAAATACATACGAGGTACTCAGGTTAGGTGCCGGCAACTGGGCACGCTGAGGCTCCTTGATGGTGAAAACTTCCTTGCTCTGGTAAGCCAGATTCTTGCCCAGTTTGTAACGCAGGTTGGTGTTCGTATTGCGGTCGCCTACAATCTTGATTGGTTTCGATGCCCTGATGCTGCCGTGGTCGGTGGTGAGCACTACCTGGTAATCGCTCTGCGAAAGGAGCTTGAAGAGCTCGGAGAGAACCGAATGGCGGAGCCAGCTCTGCGTGATGCTGCGGTAGGCACTCTCGTTGTTGGCAAGCTCGCGCACCATCTTAGATTCGGTACGCGCGTGAGAGAGCATGTCGATGAAGTTAATCACCAGCACGTTCAAATCGTAGTTGCGGCACTCGTTGTAATGCTCCAGGAAGCGGTCGGCACCCTGCGAATCGTTCACCTTGTGATAACTGAAGGTATAGTGCTTTCTGAATCGCTCTATCTGGGTCTGTATCAGCGGCGCCTCGTTGAGGTTCTTGCCTTCCTCCTCGTCCTCATCTACCCAGAGGTCAGGGAACATTTCGGCTATCTTGTTCGGCATCAGGCCGCTGAAGATGGCGTTGCGCGCATATTGCGTGGCGGTAGGAAGGATGCTCATGTAGAGCTGCTCGTCGATGTCGAACAGGTCGCCGATGTCTTCAGCCAGCATGCGCCACTGGTCATAGCGGAAGTTATCTATCACAATCATGAACACCTTCTTGCCCTCATCGAGCAGCGGGAATATCTTGCGCTTGAAGATGTCGGGACTCATCAGATGGCGGTCTCTGTTGTCGGGACTCACCCAGTCGAGATAGTTCTTGGCTATGTATTTGGCGAAACCCTGGTTAGCCTCTTCCTTCTGCATGCCCAGCATCTCTGCCATCGGACTTGCCGTATCGCTCAGCTTCAGTTCCCAGCTTACCAGTCGCCTGTAAATCTCCATCCAGTCTTCCGCCGTTCTGCATTCCATCATCTGCATGGCTATCTGCTGGTAGTCTTGCTGGTATCCGCTCTGCGTCACCTCCGCCACGATGTCTTTGCGGTGGATGTTCTTCTTGAGCGAGAGCAGAATCT
This Segatella copri DSM 18205 DNA region includes the following protein-coding sequences:
- the trxA gene encoding thioredoxin codes for the protein MEVTITTENFESYKNGELPLVVDLWATWCGPCRQIAPIVSELAEEFDGKLVVGKCDVEENDDIAMEFGVRNIPTILFFKGGQLVDKFVGATSKATLTEKFQALL
- the tsaE gene encoding tRNA (adenosine(37)-N6)-threonylcarbamoyltransferase complex ATPase subunit type 1 TsaE, which gives rise to MKIKIDSLDTIHEAAKEFLQNMGDGKVFAFYGKMGAGKTTFVKAICEELGVEDVITSPTFALVNEYTAGDGSPVYHFDFYRIKKLDEVYDMGYEDYFYSGNLCFLEWPELIEDLLPEDCTKVTITAEEDGTRSVEW
- a CDS encoding bifunctional response regulator/alkaline phosphatase family protein; the protein is MSNGLLLWIDDEIELLKAHIIFLEKKGYEVQTVSNGPDAIELCRQQTFDLILLDEMMPGLSGLETLLRIKDIQPATPVVMCTKSEEENIMDQAIGSKIADYLIKPVNPNQILLSLKKNIHRKDIVAEVTQSGYQQDYQQIAMQMMECRTAEDWMEIYRRLVSWELKLSDTASPMAEMLGMQKEEANQGFAKYIAKNYLDWVSPDNRDRHLMSPDIFKRKIFPLLDEGKKVFMIVIDNFRYDQWRMLAEDIGDLFDIDEQLYMSILPTATQYARNAIFSGLMPNKIAEMFPDLWVDEDEEEGKNLNEAPLIQTQIERFRKHYTFSYHKVNDSQGADRFLEHYNECRNYDLNVLVINFIDMLSHARTESKMVRELANNESAYRSITQSWLRHSVLSELFKLLSQSDYQVVLTTDHGSIRASKPIKIVGDRNTNTNLRYKLGKNLAYQSKEVFTIKEPQRAQLPAPNLSTSYVFATGDSFFAYPNNYNYYVQYYKDTFQHGGISMEEMLIPLITLTPRKRS